ATGAGCACAAGCACTCAGCGAGACCGCGCCCCACACGGGCCTGGGCTCACGGAAGGACCCTGGGGACCGGCCACGGCGAGCGTGGACTGCAGACCCAACGGCAGTGCTGGTCTATGATCGTGGTGACAAGAGGCAACGCCCCTGCTCAGAGACACGCGCCCTCAAGTGTTTAAGGATAAAGAGGGTGTCGTCAACTTACTactctcaaaaagctaaaaacacaAACGCGTCCAGAGCTGGGACAACgaggaggcagagaaagacaaacgcAGAACCGTCTCTGCAGTGGGGGAGCCTGGGCGAGCGGGATTAGCTCCCGCGACGGCACCGCCGCGGCTCTGAGCTGCCCAGGCCCAGCCGGACGGCCCGCTGCCCACACCGCACACACCCCCGCGGCACCCCGCTGCTCACCGCTGCGAAGGCGTGCCCCCCGAATGCACGCTCTCGGGCTCTGTGGTCGCTGCGGAGGCCAACGACAGGCTGGAGCCCGACTGGGCCCGGCTCAGGTTATCAGCTGCCGGAGACAAGACGAGGCGCGCTTCCGTGAGACGCACGTCCCCCACACCAGCCGTCTGTACGGGGGTGGGAAGGGCCCGCCGCCTCTCAGCACCTGAGGATGCCAGCGCGCGACCCCAGCTTtggagaagggaggtgggagctGACGGCCGGAGGGGTGGTGGAGAGCGCAGGGGCGGCGGGGAGCGGAGGGGCAGGGCCCACACACTACCTCCGGCCCTTCCCCCGGCCCTGCTTACGGGGGGAGGCGCTCTTAGGTCCCAGGTCACTGCATGGCTCCTCCCGGTGGACGGACTTGGGCCGTGGCTTCCTGGGCCTGGCCTTGGGCTTGCCCAGGCCCTGCTCCTCCAGGATCTGCTGCTGCTTCCGCCGCAGGTACTCCTGCTTGATCAGCTCCCGCCgcgccttctcctcctccttgcgGATCCGGTCTTCCTCTGCTTTACGCCTGCGGGAAGGACCGGCCGGGGCGTCCTGCTCACGCCCAGaatcggggggcggggggcatgaTAGACCCGGCGGGCAGGCGCGTCCGTCACCTACCGTGCCTCGTCTCTCTTGAGCTCGACCTCTGCCTCCAGCTGCTGCCTCCGCACGCGGGCCTCCTCAGCCTTGCGCTGCTGCTTCAGGAGGAAGGCCGCCCGCTTCTTGGCGAGCTCGTCATCCGCCTTCTGCTCGTCCTGCAAAGCAGACGTCACCTATGAGCGGCCGGACGGACCCTCAGGGAACCCCCAGCACGGTCACGCCCTGGCCCTGCCCTAAAGGTACAGACAGGATGTCTGCAGTCACCTATGAGTGGCCGGGACCAACCCTCGCGGGACCCCCAGCACCATCAACCCTGGCCCCGCGCTTAACGCCCTGAGAACAGGAAATGTAGTCCAGACGCTTCCTTACCCTTTTTAGCTGAGGAAGGAGCCCCCCTTTAGAGGTGCTAAAATGCAAACGAGAAACAAGCCGCGCCGTTCAAAAGGCAGTCAGTGTGCTGACGCTGACTCTATTTGCCCGAAAAACCACACACTCGTTTCCACAGCAGGAGCTGAAGTGTGTTTACAGCTGAAGCGCACGAACGCCAAGCAGGGGCCTGTGTATCCTGACAAGACGGCCCTCACTGCTCCGTCCGTGTGAGCCGCCCCCAAGGGCCAGGACACAAGGAGAGGCTCTCAAGACAGAGGAGTCTCACGGCTCATTGCCCTCTCCTCCTGAAGAAAAAGCTCCAAGATGTTTCCTGAAGCTTCTCCACCTGCCCAGACTGCAACAAGGAGAAGCCAACCTCAGCCCAGAGGCCAAACACCACCTGCTCTGCGGAGCCTTTGAACTAAGAGTGCTTTTCATTAAGTGGTCGGAAAACCACCACAAGAAAATCACCTCGTGACACGTCAAGACCACACAGAATTCCTGCTCTGGGGCCCGAGGAGAAGCTCTGCTGGGGTGTGGCCAGCTGCCCTGGGAGAGCTGGGCCCTTGCGGAGACCCTGCAGCCAGGAGGCCGCACGCGCACCCGCCTCTACCCCCTAGCCTCTGCAGCTGCGGCTCCGCACGGCCAGGGTGGGTGATGGCCTGGCCACTGCGGGACGTGGATGCCACCAGCCTTTACCTTGAAGAAGAAGCCAACCCCCGGCTTCTGGTCCCCCTCGCTGCCAAGGTCCACGGAGCTGTCCCGGCCTTCCGTCTCCCCGTCCTCGTCGGGGGCCTTCAGGTCAGAGAGGTCCACCTCGATGAGGCTGGCCTTGCTGCGCGGGGGCTCGTCCAGTGGCACGTTCTCCTTCCCGGGCGCAGGCAGGGTGCTGAGTCCCGCCTCCTTTGCGCTGCCTTCCAGCCCCTCCCTGAAGCCCCCCTGCTCGGACAGGACGTTGGCGTCTCGGGAGGACGAGAGGACGAGCGTCCGCTGGTTGCTCTCGTCGTGCAGTCGGTAGCTGTCGAAGACGCACTTCTCCGCAGCCTCACTCCCGGGCTCGCTGGGCCCGTCCCAGCCCGGCTCGGGGGGCGTCCGGGGCGGGAAGGACCGCGAGTGTGGGGCGGTCTcaaggcctggggtgggggtcttGCTGCGAGAGGAACCCTGCTGTCGCTCCTTCGGCACCTTCAGCTCAGCCGGTCTCCCTGACCGGGCGTTCCGGCCCTGACCGAGGCGGGGGGGCTTGCGGTGACCGGTCAGGGCCGTTGGAGAGAGCGGCTCGACAAAGTGGATGGCCGCCTTGGCCTTGGGGTCCTGGGCGCCGTTGTGGGGCCCGGGTGAGGGCAGAGTGGGGGACTTGAGCAgcagctgctcctgctgctgggaGATCCTGAGGATGGCCTGCTGCAGCGTGCTGATGGTCTCGTTCAGCTTCTCGATGGACAGGTCGCACTCACCCACGTCCACGCCCTCGGTGTCCTCCAGGAGCACCGCCGACAGCGCCTTGCCGCGCTCCAGCTCGGGGAGGCCGGCGGGGTCCCGGGCTTTATGCGGCTGGACGAGAGCCAGGCCCTCCCCGTCCACGTCCGGAGACCCCAGCAGTGCTCCCCGGCCCTCCTCCTTGCCAAGGAAGTCGTCCCCATTGTGCTGGGCGTGCTCCCCTGCGAGGGACCCCGCTTTCAGCGGCTGCTGGGCAGCGTCGGCCCGGCCCTTCTTGACCACGTGCAGGAAGGCCGCCTTGCCCAGCTGCAGCCGCTGCCGCGCCGACACCGCCTCCACCTTCTTCTTCTGCGCCTCGATGGCCCTGCGCTTCTCCTCCAGCTGCATGTGCAGCTGCAGCAGCTCGGAGGCCAGCAGGCTGGCGTGGTCCCCGCCCGGCCGGCTCGGGCTCTGCTCCCGCCTCTGCTTCCACGTGGTCAGCGGGGCCGGGCAGCTCTCCGACGCGTCGGGCGTGGTCTTCTGGGAGCTGCTCGCGCTCGACTTGGTCTCACAGCTGTTGAGCCGCTGGAGCTTCCTCTCAGCAAAGCTGGTCATCTTCGCGCTCCCACTGGCCATGGACGCGCTGCTGGTCTGGGAGACAGTGCTCAGGCATGGGCTGGAGCGGCCGCTGGCGTCGTCTTTATTGTCATGCTCCTTCACCTTTAGGTCCTCCTGCAGCTTCGCGGACTCCTCCTCCCCACCGTACCCGGCTCTCACCACGGGATGCTCCTCGCCGGCAAAGTCCTGCTCGGCCTCGTCCAGGTCTGCAACGTCCGAGTCAGAGTCCTGCCGCAGGACGGCCCAGGTGTCCGGGCCGAGGGCGCCAGGGCTCCGCGCGCAGCTCATGTAGAGCCTGCCCTCCGCGTCCTTGTCGGCTCTGCCTACGTGAAGGAAGAAGCCGTCGGTGGACTGTCCCTGAGACGATGGGTCAAAACCGCTGCTGGCCAGAGACCCGCCATGCGTGTCCCCCGCCATCTGGGGCCCCACCTCAGCAGGCACAGCCTCGAAGCCTGCAGACATCTCTGAACAGGAGATGGGGGTGAAAGTCCTGTTCAAGTCCCGAGCGACGTGACTGCTGGGCGTCTTCTTCCGCCCCAGAGGCTGGTGGCCATCGCCAGACCTCCTGGACGTGAAGGCCCGGGGCCGCCCCTCTCCACACTCGTCCTCCTTGGTGACCACCTGCTTCTCCTTGGCTGGCCTGAGCACAGCCGGCATCAACGGCTCCAGGAAGAAGCTGTCGGGCTTACTCTCGAAGGTGTCCGCTAGCCTCTGGGGAGACCTGGCACCGGCCATCGGGCCAGGGTCGCCGCCCTGGCGAGCCATGTCCGTCCTCACGATGGCCAGGAGCTCCTCGTCTTCGTCCTCAATGTCAACATTGCTCAGGAGGCTCCTCCCGTCGGTCCTGAGGGCTGCGGGCTGGGGCTGGTTTTGCGGGGTGAGGTGGACGATGCTGGAGGCCAGGCTGTCCTTGCTGATGGAGCGGGCCAGGCTGACGCTGTCGCCACCGCCCGGGTCCATGTCACAGCTCGCGGTGTGGTGGAGGGCGAAGGGCGCCGGCTGAGACACAGGCCTGCAACGTGGGGAGAGAGGCCACGGGACACGTCACGTCTCCACGAGAGGCTTATGAGTGACGAGAACACGAGTCACGAGAGAGTCCTACTCTTACACACAGGACGTGTAAACAACTCTCTCCTGGGCAAAGGAAAACCAGGAGTCTTGCAGCTCAGCAATCCTCAGACACTCTGGCCCAGCCCCCCTTAACCACGCTGAGGATCCCAACGAGCTTTCACGGATTTGTCAATACGAGTCCGTATGTATCACCCTAGGAATTCAAGCTGAGACGTTTTGAAAACGGTTAAAAATTCTGGTAAGAAATCCATTACATGAGCTGTGGCcatattttctaaaacaagccAGGGCAGAGTGTAAGGAGCGGCCTCAGCTGTGTCCCTGGCTGGATTCTCGGGCCTGACTGAGTCAAGCTGCTGTGACCCCACACCGCCCAGGGCCTCAGAAGGCTGAAAGCAGCAGCGTTGCTATGGGTGTATTCTGGGGTCCCTGGACCACATCTGGGGGGCACTGCTCTGCTAGACTAACCAACATTTCCAGCAGAAACGTATTTGGAAACGTGGACAggtcacctgttttttttttccgtCCATGCTATGGCTGCTCCTCGGGGCTGACTGTCGGCTCGGGTTAAGGAATTGGATCGGTGTCGCTGGTCTGCGGTTTGGAGAAAACAATGAGTGAGCTCAGCGTTAAGTAACCAGTTTTATATCACTTGAAATTCCTTCAATATAATAACCACTTCTCAAGGAAATGCATCATAACTCAGCACACCAAAACTGCTTAGGGAAGCAAATAATCCCAatacaattttccacagttttgacAATAGGTAATGTATAAGTCAGTCCAGGTCATTAAATCATGAGAATGTCAATTACACGGCAGTATCAAtaaatgatgggcttccctggtggctcagctggtaaagaatctgcctgcaatgcgggagaccctggttcgattcctgggtcgggaagatcccctggagaagggataggctacccactccagtattcttgggcttctctggtggctcagctggtaaagaatctgcctgcaatgcgggagacctgggtttgatccctgggttgggaagatatcctggagaagggaaaggctacccactccagtattctggtgtggagaatcccacagactgtatagtccatggggctgcaaagtgttagacatgactgagtgactttcactttaactttatCAACAAGTGACGTCAATGTCAATTAAAAGAACCAGTGAATGTCAAAGTGTAAATTTTTGACACGATGTAACGCCATGCTTTATGGAATTCACTAGGTTTAATACGGCCACTGTAAAGACTATAAATTGTAAGGTCATCAATAACACACAAAAAGCATGCCGCCAGTCTTCCTAACCAACATCGCCACATCATGACCAATCTGTTCACTTTGGAACTACGATGTAATGGCCTCCAGAGAGGGacgggggtggcgggggtggggtggtgctTCTCACCTGGGGGGTCCTCTCCCTGCACCGTCTTCTGCTGCTTCTGTCTCAGTGGCAGTAAAGGGTGTGATGGGCTAAAAGCTGAGGCTCCCTTCCCCCTAAACAGAGAGGACAGGAGAGAAAAATCACCAGCTGCTGGTCTTCAAGTTCAAAACCAGACCAGCATGAATCACACCAACCTGCAAAAGATTCAGACTCCCTGGGAAAATTAATTACTGTAAAAATGAACCCAAAATGTACCAAGAACATCAAGAATTCAAACTTGGATAAACATCCAGACTGCAGCTCAGAGACACACTGACCTCTGGTCATGGCCTACATTACAACAGGCTTCACGTTTCCACAGCAAATTCAAGTTCGTGTTAAGGCTACCCTGCTCACCTGGGCGGGGGGCGCCCACAGAGGAGGTCCTCGCTACTGACTCCCCGCAGCTTCCCATCGCCCCGAGGAAAGGTGACCCCAGGGGGAACAGTAGACGGCAGGGGTGGGAGGCGGGCGGACTTACGGGGGCTCGGGCTCCCCGAGTTGCAGGTCAGCTGGGTTCGCCACTGCGGGGCCGCCCAGGAAGCTGCGCTTGGTGGCGTTGGAGATGGGAACTGGGGGCCGGCTGCTTTTGGGGTGCGACACTGATTTAGCTGCAGAAACAATTTTATAGGAATGGTAGTCTTGTTATTTACCGCTACTTAAAACACTAGCGAGAagaatctttaagaaaaataaatccatttttataagcactaaaaacaaaacctttaCATGAAACcaaacttctcaaaaaaaaaaaaaaaaacctggtttCAAGGTCATTAGGCATATTTtgtaatgaataaaacaaacattttaacaaaataagtACTAAAATCAAAAGACACAAGCCAGACTAGAGCAGCAAGGGAGGGTGCATGGACCCCTAACACGCAGCCTCCTCACTGGGCCTGGAGACGGAGCCGACCAGGGCGCCCTGCAGCCAAATCCTCAGGGGGCAGCCGGTCGGCTGGGCCCAGCCTGCGACCGAGCGCCTCAGTGGTCACTGCAGCTCAAGCCCCCATGGGCTCAGGGGTGGAGGTCAGGCCCAGCCTGAAGCTGCTCCCAGAACACTCGTCCAAGAAAGATGGTACCAGTGACAGTCCTGGTGGCCAGACCTGGACTTTGGAGGCAGACTGCTCACAGCCCATCAAGCTCCCTGGTGCTCCCTAGAGAAAGCCCTGATTAAACTCCACTGCTGCATGAAGGCAGGAGCCTGTAACCACACCTCCTGAGCACTCTTATGCACAGAAGTTTGCCACTCACCATCCTTCAGTTCCTGAACATCCCTGGGCTGGACAAAATCTGGTTTGACGTTCTCAAACCACCAGAATAGCTCGGCAATAAAAACCATAACATTtggctaaaagaaaaaacagaaaagatcaagGACACAGTAAATACCTTATTCCCACGTGGTTTTAAAAATGCACTTCTGATAATTGATTTTTACCTTCAACACTAAAGGAGCATACAGCATATCTTCTAGGGTGAGATAAAAGCATTTGTTAAGATATTCATTGGAGAACTCTCTCAGAAGCCGAATGTTATACAGACTGTCAGCCATCGACGTCACCTCCTTCAAGCATATATCtaatagataaaaacaaaactataatttatgATAAAGATATGCTGTTTCATGATGTGCATGCACACAGATCTgcgtgcacatatatatatatacaattttcaactgaaaaatattttaaatgaaggtaAAGGTgacatttaaaaaggcaaaaagcattATTAAACAACACAAGTGATTATAAGTAATgctaaatatagaaagaaaacaccaagaaAAAGATAGGGAAAATCTCTAGGACCTGAATTTAACTGTTAACATCTAAAAAGTACACAGAAATTACTTGGCCTTTTAAGCATGTCCTGTGACAATCACCTCTCAGTTTATCAAGACCTGGCCGCATAAGGTCAGTGCACATCTAACCAAGCTTCTCCCCCGAGTCCTTCCAGTGACACTATCTCCATGGGTGTGAGAAGGGAGCATAAAACGGGAAACGTCAGGCTTGTCCCGCAGAAATGTACGGGACGCTGCTAATCACAGAAGTCAGGAGACCCACAGAGCTCAGTCTCCCTCTGCTGGCTGTCTGCACCCGGAGCAGGACAACTGTTCCATTTCATGCTGTTCTGCAGGATGCCAGACCCTCAGCCAGAAAATTCCAGCAGGGACACCCACACTGGGCCACTGAACAGGCTCTTGAGGGGGATGTGGGCCCACCCTCAGGAGCGACCGGAACACCCAGATGCCACCCTAAACTAGATACCAAGGCTAAACTAGAAGAGGCTGTACTGACGACTTAACTCTGCctgtaaataaacaaacaggatcGAGAAACTTACTGTAAAAAACTTTACTCCTAAGAAGTCATTTTCAACCATTTAGAAATCTCACGCACAAATGGGATTTATGTTCGAATTCTGTCCTATGTGGCGATGCCCTAACATTGTGAACTCTCAAGAGAAAACTTTCATAAGTTGAGTAACAATTATATTGCTAAGAAATGTTCCTTTTACTCTAAAATTCAGATTGtgaaatattacaaatataaagATCAGACTCCCAGGCACCCTCCGCCGAGTGAGCAAATGTTAACATCGTCCCTTCTCTGAGCCGAATCTTATTTCTCTCGGTAAAGCACCCAGTGCTGACCCGCCTGTCCCCAAGGCAGCACCCTCTAAGCCCTGGGAC
This window of the Bubalus bubalis isolate 160015118507 breed Murrah chromosome 12, NDDB_SH_1, whole genome shotgun sequence genome carries:
- the CAMSAP1 gene encoding calmodulin-regulated spectrin-associated protein 1 isoform X1, whose protein sequence is MVDAGGCPAGEGWRRMEAAPDGAVDIVPLDRYDPARAKIAANLQWICAKAYGRDDIPEDLRDPFYIDQYEQEHIKPPVIKLLLSSELYCRVCSLILKGDQVASLQGHQSVIQALSRKGIYVMESDDTPVTEPDLSHAPIKMSAHMAMVDALMMAYTVEMISIEKVVASVKRFSTFSASKELPYDLEDAMVFWVNKVNLKMREITEKEVKLKQQLLESPAHQKSPSKWYWKLVPVRYRREQLCARQPPHFPLLEDLMRDGSHGAALLAVVHYYCPGQLKLDDICLKEVTSMADSLYNIRLLREFSNEYLNKCFYLTLEDMLYAPLVLKPNVMVFIAELFWWFENVKPDFVQPRDVQELKDAKSVSHPKSSRPPVPISNATKRSFLGGPAVANPADLQLGEPEPPGKGASAFSPSHPLLPLRQKQQKTVQGEDPPDQRHRSNSLTRADSQPRGAAIAWTEKKNRPVSQPAPFALHHTASCDMDPGGGDSVSLARSISKDSLASSIVHLTPQNQPQPAALRTDGRSLLSNVDIEDEDEELLAIVRTDMARQGGDPGPMAGARSPQRLADTFESKPDSFFLEPLMPAVLRPAKEKQVVTKEDECGEGRPRAFTSRRSGDGHQPLGRKKTPSSHVARDLNRTFTPISCSEMSAGFEAVPAEVGPQMAGDTHGGSLASSGFDPSSQGQSTDGFFLHVGRADKDAEGRLYMSCARSPGALGPDTWAVLRQDSDSDVADLDEAEQDFAGEEHPVVRAGYGGEEESAKLQEDLKVKEHDNKDDASGRSSPCLSTVSQTSSASMASGSAKMTSFAERKLQRLNSCETKSSASSSQKTTPDASESCPAPLTTWKQRREQSPSRPGGDHASLLASELLQLHMQLEEKRRAIEAQKKKVEAVSARQRLQLGKAAFLHVVKKGRADAAQQPLKAGSLAGEHAQHNGDDFLGKEEGRGALLGSPDVDGEGLALVQPHKARDPAGLPELERGKALSAVLLEDTEGVDVGECDLSIEKLNETISTLQQAILRISQQQEQLLLKSPTLPSPGPHNGAQDPKAKAAIHFVEPLSPTALTGHRKPPRLGQGRNARSGRPAELKVPKERQQGSSRSKTPTPGLETAPHSRSFPPRTPPEPGWDGPSEPGSEAAEKCVFDSYRLHDESNQRTLVLSSSRDANVLSEQGGFREGLEGSAKEAGLSTLPAPGKENVPLDEPPRSKASLIEVDLSDLKAPDEDGETEGRDSSVDLGSEGDQKPGVGFFFKDEQKADDELAKKRAAFLLKQQRKAEEARVRRQQLEAEVELKRDEARRKAEEDRIRKEEEKARRELIKQEYLRRKQQQILEEQGLGKPKARPRKPRPKSVHREEPCSDLGPKSASPPDNLSRAQSGSSLSLASAATTEPESVHSGGTPSQRRVESLEALPVLSRNPSRSTDRDWETASAASSLASVAEYTGPKLFKEPSSKSNKPIIHNAISHCCLAGKVNEPHKNSILEELEKCDANHYIILFRDAGCQFRALYCYYPDTEEICKLTGTGPKSIAKKMIDKLYKYSSDRKQFSLIPAKTMSVSVDALTIHNHLWQPKRPSAPKKTQTRK
- the CAMSAP1 gene encoding calmodulin-regulated spectrin-associated protein 1 isoform X5, which gives rise to MVDAGGCPAGEGWRRMEAAPDGAVDIVPLDRYDPARAKIAANLQWICAKAYGRDDIPEDLRDPFYIDQYEQEHIKPPVIKLLLSSELYCRVCSLILKGDQVASLQGHQSVIQALSRKGIYVMESDDTPVTEPDLSHAPIKMSAHMAMVDALMMAYTVEMISIEKVVASVKRFSTFSASKELPYDLEDAMVFWVNKVNLKMREITEKEVKLKQQLLESPAHQKSPSKWYWKLVPVRYRREQLCARQPPHFPLLEDLMRDGSHGAALLAVVHYYCPGQLKLDDICLKEVTSMADSLYNIRLLREFSNEYLNKCFYLTLEDMLYAPLVLKPNVMVFIAELFWWFENVKPDFVQPRDVQELKDAKSVSHPKSSRPPVPISNATKRSFLGGPAVANPADLQLGEPEPPGKGASAFSPSHPLLPLRQKQQKTVQGEDPPDQRHRSNSLTRADSQPRGAAIAWTEKKNRPVSQPAPFALHHTASCDMDPGGGDSVSLARSISKDSLASSIVHLTPQNQPQPAALRTDGRSLLSNVDIEDEDEELLAIVRTDMARQGGDPGPMAGARSPQRLADTFESKPDSFFLEPLMPAVLRPAKEKQVVTKEDECGEGRPRAFTSRRSGDGHQPLGRKKTPSSHVARDLNRTFTPISCSEMSAGFEAVPAEVGPQMAGDTHGGSLASSGFDPSSQGQSTDGFFLHVGRADKDAEGRLYMSCARSPGALGPDTWAVLRQDSDSDVADLDEAEQDFAGEEHPVVRAGYGGEEESAKLQEDLKVKEHDNKDDASGRSSPCLSTVSQTSSASMASGSAKMTSFAERKLQRLNSCETKSSASSSQKTTPDASESCPAPLTTWKQRREQSPSRPGGDHASLLASELLQLHMQLEEKRRAIEAQKKKVEAVSARQRLQLGKAAFLHVVKKGRADAAQQPLKAGSLAGEHAQHNGDDFLGKEEGRGALLGSPDVDGEGLALVQPHKARDPAGLPELERGKALSAVLLEDTEGVDVGECDLSIEKLNETISTLQQAILRISQQQEQLLLKSPTLPSPGPHNGAQDPKAKAAIHFVEPLSPTALTGHRKPPRLGQGRNARSGRPAELKVPKERQQGSSRSKTPTPGLETAPHSRSFPPRTPPEPGWDGPSEPGSEAAEKCVFDSYRLHDESNQRTLVLSSSRDANVLSEQGGFREGLEGSAKEAGLSTLPAPGKENVPLDEPPRSKASLIEVDLSDLKAPDEDGETEGRDSSVDLGSEGDQKPGVGFFFKDEQKADDELAKKRAAFLLKQQRKAEEARVRRQQLEAEVELKRDEARRKAEEDRIRKEEEKARRELIKQEYLRRKQQQILEEQGLGKPKARPRKPRPKSVHREEPCSDLGPKSASPHGWCGGRASHGSAPRLVSGS